The Gillisia sp. Hel_I_86 genome has a segment encoding these proteins:
- a CDS encoding DNA polymerase III subunit gamma/tau, protein MEHFVVSARKYRPQTFKDVVGQQAITNTLLNAIEHNHLAQALLFTGPRGVGKTTCARILAKMINHDGTQQPDEDFAFNIFELDAASNNSVDDIRNLIDQVRIPPQVGKYKVYIIDEVHMLSASAFNAFLKTLEEPPKHAIFILATTEKHKIIPTILSRCQIFDFKRITVKDARKYLGYIAEQQGVEAEEEALHIIAQKADGAMRDALSIYDRVVSFTGAKLTRQAVTENLNVLDYETYLNITQLIIENDIPQLLVDFNTILSHGFDGHHFISGIASHFRDLLVCKDQKTIDLLEVGETAKANYFKQSQQTSHSFLLKGIEMANDCDLKYKASRNQRLLVELCLMQLASINFDGEKKKPEPFIISPSHFKNTKVAPVSIPTEAKKVISENEFSENAENSDSSTIIPSEKKEGKTEASTKIERKETSSENTVISASEKKEDLKEHISTNTQEKTEATSPKKVSGLSLKSIRQKKEILAKKHGEKAPVSEVLDEPINETQLHAAWDEYIHRLKNKGEKILASIMETDMPKLTGKVISIELPADTMKNELERHTHPLMSFLKKKLQNTLITLEIHVNEQVAKKYAFTDMEKFNKLKEQNPLLEKLRKTFDLDI, encoded by the coding sequence ATGGAGCATTTTGTTGTATCGGCGCGTAAATATCGCCCACAAACATTTAAAGATGTGGTGGGACAACAAGCTATTACCAACACGCTTTTAAATGCCATAGAACACAATCACTTAGCCCAGGCTCTATTATTTACGGGCCCACGAGGAGTAGGAAAAACCACCTGTGCACGTATCCTTGCCAAAATGATCAATCATGATGGCACTCAACAACCAGATGAGGATTTTGCCTTTAATATTTTTGAACTCGATGCGGCTTCCAATAACTCTGTAGATGATATTCGGAATCTGATAGATCAGGTTAGGATCCCACCGCAGGTTGGAAAATATAAGGTTTATATTATAGATGAAGTGCACATGTTATCTGCTTCAGCTTTTAATGCTTTTTTAAAGACATTGGAAGAACCGCCAAAACATGCCATTTTCATCCTTGCCACTACCGAAAAGCATAAAATTATCCCAACGATCCTTTCCCGTTGCCAGATATTCGATTTTAAAAGGATCACGGTAAAAGATGCGAGAAAATATCTTGGTTACATTGCAGAACAGCAGGGAGTTGAAGCTGAAGAGGAAGCTTTGCACATCATTGCTCAAAAAGCCGATGGTGCCATGCGTGACGCTCTTTCTATTTACGATAGGGTCGTAAGTTTTACCGGTGCAAAACTAACCAGGCAGGCAGTTACAGAAAACCTTAATGTACTGGATTATGAAACGTACCTAAATATTACCCAGCTAATAATAGAAAATGATATCCCACAATTATTGGTAGATTTCAATACCATATTATCTCATGGATTCGATGGCCATCACTTTATATCGGGAATAGCTTCTCATTTTAGGGATCTTTTGGTGTGTAAAGATCAAAAAACAATAGACCTTCTTGAAGTTGGAGAAACCGCCAAGGCGAATTATTTTAAACAATCCCAGCAAACTTCTCATTCCTTTTTATTGAAGGGAATAGAAATGGCCAACGATTGTGATCTTAAATACAAAGCAAGTCGAAATCAGCGGTTGTTGGTGGAATTATGCCTTATGCAGCTTGCCTCTATCAATTTTGATGGAGAAAAAAAAAAGCCTGAGCCATTCATAATTTCTCCAAGTCATTTTAAAAATACCAAAGTTGCTCCTGTTTCAATCCCTACGGAAGCAAAAAAAGTGATTTCCGAAAATGAATTTTCTGAAAATGCGGAAAACTCAGATTCTTCGACAATCATTCCTTCAGAAAAAAAAGAAGGGAAAACTGAAGCTTCTACCAAGATTGAACGAAAAGAAACTTCTTCAGAAAACACAGTTATATCTGCTTCAGAAAAAAAAGAAGATCTAAAAGAACATATTTCAACAAATACTCAAGAAAAAACTGAAGCAACTTCACCTAAAAAAGTTTCTGGACTATCATTAAAAAGTATCAGACAGAAAAAAGAGATCCTTGCCAAAAAACATGGAGAAAAAGCTCCTGTAAGCGAAGTTTTAGATGAGCCTATCAACGAGACCCAATTGCATGCCGCTTGGGATGAATACATACATAGATTAAAGAATAAAGGGGAAAAAATTCTGGCTTCTATCATGGAAACCGATATGCCGAAGCTAACCGGGAAAGTGATTTCTATAGAGTTACCCGCAGATACCATGAAAAATGAATTAGAGAGACATACCCATCCTTTGATGAGCTTTCTAAAAAAGAAACTTCAAAACACACTTATAACACTGGAAATTCATGTGAACGAGCAGGTGGCGAAGAAATATGCATTTACCGATATGGAAAAATTCAATAAGTTGAAAGAGCAAAACCCATTATTGGAAAAGCTCCGTAAAACTTTTGATCTAGATATATAA
- a CDS encoding STAS/SEC14 domain-containing protein — protein sequence MNRLLKTVELSFTSLEFYECCVVSTMHEGMVFNKDLCQIMIDVCLENFPDTPFIYVANRKNDYNVVPTIYLGLGNYPNFKGIAIVDKVKSTTDMPQFEKKFTNYPFEVFAELEEAFNWAENIIKK from the coding sequence ATGAACAGGCTATTAAAAACAGTTGAATTGAGTTTTACTTCGCTTGAATTTTATGAATGTTGTGTTGTATCTACAATGCACGAAGGGATGGTTTTTAATAAAGATTTATGCCAGATAATGATAGACGTTTGTTTAGAGAACTTCCCCGATACACCATTCATCTATGTTGCAAACAGGAAAAATGACTATAATGTAGTTCCCACCATTTATTTGGGGTTAGGCAATTATCCCAATTTTAAGGGAATTGCAATTGTAGATAAAGTAAAGTCTACTACAGATATGCCACAATTCGAGAAAAAATTCACAAACTATCCTTTTGAAGTTTTTGCTGAGCTGGAAGAAGCATTTAACTGGGCAGAAAACATAATAAAAAAGTAG
- a CDS encoding RsmD family RNA methyltransferase, which translates to MRIISGQHKGRRITAPKKLPVRPTTDMAKEGLFNILNNNFHFNKLHVLELFSGSGNISYEFASRGAVSVTSVDENMDCVKFIKKTSLELEMDITPIKSDVFKYLERAPIKADIIFADPPYNFEDNQFKNIVDLVFDKELLNKEGMLIIEHSKYSKLSGFQNFDVDRRYGNSVFSFFKIKIKE; encoded by the coding sequence ATGCGAATAATATCTGGCCAACATAAAGGAAGAAGAATTACGGCCCCTAAAAAACTGCCCGTAAGACCAACCACCGATATGGCCAAGGAAGGTTTGTTTAATATTTTGAACAACAACTTTCATTTTAATAAATTACACGTATTGGAATTATTCTCAGGTTCTGGAAATATTTCTTACGAGTTTGCCTCTAGGGGTGCGGTTTCTGTAACTTCCGTAGATGAAAATATGGACTGTGTAAAATTCATAAAGAAGACAAGCCTGGAATTGGAAATGGATATCACTCCGATTAAAAGTGATGTTTTTAAATATTTGGAAAGAGCCCCAATAAAAGCAGATATTATTTTTGCAGATCCTCCTTACAATTTCGAAGATAATCAGTTCAAAAATATAGTAGATCTTGTTTTCGACAAAGAACTATTGAATAAAGAGGGCATGCTTATAATCGAGCATTCCAAATATTCAAAGCTTTCTGGTTTTCAAAATTTTGATGTGGACAGAAGGTATGGAAATTCAGTTTTCAGCTTTTTTAAAATCAAAATTAAAGAATGA
- a CDS encoding DUF3822 family protein has translation MKMSIQVRLNGFSFCILNCSNNEIAWYKKIDLGKEHSPIQILKEIEKLYTEEINLENEFQEVIVLFSNNLYTVVPGAFFIEEEASTYLKFNTKILKTDIVAHDMLAHDLVNVYIPYTNINNYFFDKYGEFEFKHNISVLLEAVLAKNNEGKNAQVYLNDYSGYYDLVIVKDNKLLLANTFQYDTKEDFIYYLLFTAEQLQIDPSEFNLWLLGDISKDSDNFSIAYTYVKNMDFLIPDFNFTSKLEQSKTFHREAFSLLKTLTCE, from the coding sequence ATGAAAATGTCCATTCAGGTTCGCCTGAATGGATTTTCTTTTTGTATTCTAAATTGCAGCAACAACGAGATAGCTTGGTACAAAAAGATCGATCTTGGCAAAGAGCATAGCCCTATTCAAATTTTAAAGGAAATAGAAAAGCTTTATACCGAAGAAATCAATCTTGAAAATGAATTCCAGGAAGTAATTGTACTTTTCTCCAATAATTTATACACCGTAGTCCCAGGGGCTTTTTTTATCGAAGAAGAAGCTTCAACCTATTTAAAATTCAATACCAAGATCTTAAAAACCGATATCGTAGCACATGATATGTTAGCTCACGATCTGGTAAATGTTTATATCCCGTATACCAATATCAATAATTACTTCTTTGATAAGTATGGAGAATTCGAATTTAAGCATAATATCTCTGTTCTACTTGAAGCGGTTCTGGCAAAAAATAACGAGGGTAAAAATGCGCAGGTTTATTTAAATGATTATTCCGGTTATTATGATCTTGTTATCGTAAAGGACAATAAATTACTGCTGGCAAATACTTTTCAATACGATACTAAAGAAGATTTTATTTATTATTTGCTGTTTACGGCAGAACAATTACAAATAGATCCTTCAGAATTCAACCTTTGGTTATTAGGGGATATTTCAAAAGATTCAGATAACTTCAGCATCGCATATACGTATGTTAAAAATATGGATTTCTTGATCCCAGATTTTAACTTTACTTCCAAATTGGAACAATCCAAAACATTTCATAGAGAAGCTTTTTCTCTTTTAAAAACCCTTACATGCGAATAA
- a CDS encoding ATP-dependent RecD-like DNA helicase: protein METITTNKFYDLLINELGFKAKAKQDIALQQLASYVVNPTPNSLFLLKGFAGTGKTTIISSLVKNLWKLKRAGILLAPTGRAAKVISLYSNQEAQTIHKKIYFPKKTGGAGVTFVLQPNRHKNAVFIVDEASMIPDEDLDSKLFENKGLLSDLIQYVDSGQNCQLIFIGDTAQLPPVKLDLSPALMEQSLARDYDKEVIHIELDEVVRQSEESDILLNATRIREALAEEFYESFKFKLTQKADLVRLMDGDEILDAIQDSYDNLGHEDTSIIVRSNKRANQYNQQIRARILFQEEEISSGDYLMVVKNNYFWVKPSSEAGFIANGDIVKVLEIFAIKELYGFRFAEVKVQMVDYPKMAPFETVVILDTLESNTPSLTYDDSNRLYQEVMKDYEDETSKYKKFLKVKNNKFFNALQIKFSYAMTCHKSQGGQWHTVFIEQPYLPNGVDKEYLRWLYTAVTRASDKLYLIGFKDDFFTEN from the coding sequence ATGGAAACGATTACTACCAATAAATTTTACGATCTGCTAATCAACGAGTTAGGCTTTAAGGCGAAAGCAAAACAAGATATTGCATTGCAACAATTAGCTTCTTATGTGGTAAATCCTACTCCAAATTCGTTGTTTTTACTAAAAGGATTCGCAGGAACCGGTAAAACTACCATCATAAGTTCCCTAGTAAAAAATCTTTGGAAGTTAAAAAGAGCGGGTATTTTATTGGCTCCAACAGGTAGAGCTGCAAAAGTAATTTCGTTGTATTCCAATCAAGAAGCACAGACCATTCATAAGAAAATTTATTTTCCGAAGAAGACAGGTGGAGCCGGGGTCACATTCGTATTACAACCAAATAGACATAAGAATGCAGTGTTTATTGTAGATGAAGCATCGATGATCCCAGATGAGGATCTGGATTCCAAGTTGTTCGAAAATAAAGGATTGCTTTCAGACCTCATTCAATATGTAGATTCCGGGCAAAATTGCCAGTTGATATTTATTGGGGATACCGCCCAATTACCTCCAGTGAAGTTAGATTTAAGTCCTGCACTGATGGAGCAGTCTTTAGCTCGGGATTATGATAAGGAAGTGATCCATATAGAGCTGGATGAAGTGGTAAGGCAGAGCGAAGAGAGTGATATCCTTTTAAATGCTACAAGAATTCGGGAAGCTTTGGCTGAAGAATTTTATGAATCTTTCAAATTTAAGTTGACTCAAAAGGCAGATCTGGTTCGATTAATGGATGGAGATGAGATTTTGGATGCCATTCAGGATTCGTATGATAATTTGGGTCATGAGGACACAAGTATCATTGTGCGATCTAATAAACGGGCCAATCAATACAACCAGCAAATACGAGCCAGGATATTGTTTCAGGAAGAAGAAATCTCTTCCGGGGATTATTTAATGGTGGTAAAGAATAACTATTTTTGGGTAAAACCCTCTTCTGAAGCTGGTTTTATAGCCAATGGGGATATTGTAAAGGTGCTGGAGATATTTGCTATTAAAGAGCTGTACGGCTTTCGTTTTGCTGAAGTAAAAGTGCAAATGGTGGACTATCCAAAAATGGCTCCTTTTGAAACTGTTGTGATCTTGGATACTTTAGAAAGCAATACGCCTTCTTTAACTTATGACGACAGCAATAGACTCTATCAAGAAGTGATGAAAGACTATGAAGATGAAACTTCAAAATACAAGAAATTCTTAAAGGTGAAAAACAACAAGTTTTTTAATGCGCTTCAAATTAAGTTCTCTTATGCAATGACCTGTCATAAATCCCAGGGAGGGCAGTGGCATACTGTTTTTATAGAGCAGCCATATTTGCCTAATGGGGTGGATAAAGAGTATCTTAGATGGCTTTACACCGCCGTAACGAGAGCCAGTGATAAGCTTTATTTGATAGGCTTTAAAGACGATTTTTTTACTGAAAATTAA
- the kdsB gene encoding 3-deoxy-manno-octulosonate cytidylyltransferase codes for MKNTKPLRIIAMIPARFEASRFPGKLMEDLNGKTVIRRTYEAALNTHLFDEVYVVTDSDLIHDEIISNNGKSIKSTKEHECGSDRIAEVVMNMDVDIVVNIQGDEPLIDEESLRKLLGVFTNDPEKTIDLASLKTPMMDSDEITNPNNVKVITNKDNLALYFSRFPLPYPRDTNSGVTYFKHIGVYAFRKEALMDFYSLPMLELEATEKIECIRYLEYGKSIKMVETNFKGIGIDTPEDLEKARKLFPSD; via the coding sequence ATGAAAAATACCAAGCCATTACGAATAATAGCAATGATTCCTGCAAGATTTGAAGCTTCCCGCTTTCCGGGAAAATTAATGGAAGATCTTAATGGAAAAACGGTTATTAGAAGAACCTATGAAGCTGCCCTAAATACCCATTTATTTGATGAAGTTTATGTGGTGACCGATAGCGATCTTATTCACGATGAAATAATAAGCAATAATGGCAAGAGCATCAAGAGCACTAAAGAACATGAATGCGGAAGCGATAGGATTGCGGAGGTTGTAATGAACATGGATGTGGATATCGTTGTAAATATACAAGGGGATGAGCCACTTATAGATGAAGAAAGTTTGCGCAAACTACTAGGGGTTTTTACTAACGATCCTGAAAAGACCATAGATTTGGCATCGCTTAAAACGCCCATGATGGATTCTGATGAGATCACCAATCCAAACAATGTGAAGGTGATCACCAATAAGGATAATCTTGCACTTTATTTCTCCAGGTTTCCGCTGCCTTATCCAAGAGATACCAACTCTGGAGTCACATATTTCAAACATATCGGGGTATATGCTTTCAGAAAAGAGGCACTTATGGACTTTTACAGTTTGCCGATGCTGGAATTGGAAGCTACTGAAAAAATTGAATGTATCAGGTATTTGGAGTATGGAAAAAGCATAAAAATGGTAGAAACCAATTTTAAAGGCATTGGTATAGATACTCCAGAAGATCTTGAAAAAGCACGAAAATTATTCCCTTCCGATTAA